In Trichormus variabilis 0441, a single genomic region encodes these proteins:
- a CDS encoding phage terminase large subunit family protein — protein MFTPTPVRNKQPSRRRQKVNVTLWTVCSTVSALSVIGAVALMVGWKQQIPGNQISEVQQVKAQVAQIREVYLEKLSRTDYNIDHLSSYSSVEGAPTLTGWRQLAAALWGQQLRGEISRMQANEKSGFYRLHYMPALEIVKFNSLDVLLEAASGNNSFYWGYRKTDGTKVEEKIPTGAAAVLILGKLEAIDYAQNLESQPSVDLNQMLIQIRNAQEPYSLAQAQLLRARGYLDPVEQMAQVADIREKIRQKEEERRIYLQQMKKQLPNPIPNRKPVNKSGE, from the coding sequence ATGTTTACTCCTACACCTGTGCGAAATAAACAACCAAGTCGAAGAAGACAAAAGGTAAATGTCACCCTGTGGACGGTTTGTTCGACTGTTAGTGCGCTGTCTGTTATCGGGGCGGTTGCATTAATGGTTGGATGGAAGCAACAAATTCCAGGTAATCAGATATCGGAGGTACAGCAAGTAAAGGCGCAAGTTGCCCAAATTCGAGAAGTGTACTTAGAAAAGCTTTCCCGTACTGACTATAATATAGACCATCTGTCCAGTTACTCCTCAGTAGAAGGTGCGCCTACTCTTACAGGCTGGCGACAGTTAGCGGCGGCATTGTGGGGACAGCAATTGCGGGGTGAAATATCCAGAATGCAGGCTAATGAGAAATCTGGGTTTTACCGCCTTCATTATATGCCGGCACTGGAGATAGTTAAATTCAACTCGCTGGATGTTTTACTAGAAGCGGCTTCTGGAAATAATAGTTTTTATTGGGGATACCGCAAAACCGATGGTACGAAAGTTGAGGAGAAGATACCAACCGGGGCTGCTGCTGTTTTGATCTTGGGTAAATTAGAGGCGATTGATTACGCCCAGAATTTGGAATCTCAACCATCGGTCGATCTGAATCAAATGCTAATTCAGATTAGGAATGCTCAAGAACCATACTCTCTTGCACAGGCGCAGCTGTTACGGGCGCGGGGGTATTTAGACCCAGTAGAGCAGATGGCACAGGTGGCAGACATCCGCGAGAAAATACGCCAGAAAGAGGAGGAAAGGCGAATATATCTCCAACAAATGAAGAAGCAATTACCTAATCCAATTCCTAATAGAAAGCCTGTTAATAAATCAGGGGAGTGA